Within Raineyella sp. W15-4, the genomic segment CGGCCTGGATGGTGATCCGCAGCGGGGTGGTGCCGGTGAGCCGGGCCAGGTCGGCGGTGTCGACGGTGACGTCGAGCTGGATGCCGCCCGGCAGGGTCGACGTCTTCACGGCCGGCCGGACCGGCCCGACGGTCGCCTGGGCGGTGGCGACCAGCGCCAGTGGCTTCGGCAGCGGCAGGGTGAGACGGTAGTGGAAAGCGTCCGGCAACACGATCAGGTCGGCGAGCCGGGCCTGCCGCGGCCGGGACGGGAGGGCACGCCGGACGGCCGTGAGGCCTTTGCGGGCCGCCCGGACCGGCAGCGGTCGGGGGGTCTTCCCGGCGGCGGTGACGACCTCGGGGGTCCGGTCGCCGGCGCGGTACCGCGCGATCGCCAGCGCCTGCTCGAGGTCGCCGGTCCGCAGCGCGGCGTACGCCCGGCGCAGGTCCGGCACCGCCAGGGCGATCCGGTCGGGGTCGATCCGCTCGGCGAGGTCGGCGGCGAGCGGCCGCATCTCGGTACGGTCCGCGGGGCCGGCGGCCACCAGTGAGCCGAGCACTTCACGGAGGTCCACGTCGACGAAGTGGCTGTGGACCAGTTCGCGCAGCTCGTCGTCGCCGTGCCCGTCGACCAGGTCCAGCACGGTGACGGCGGCGGTCACCCGGTCGCGGACGTTGTGCACCCGGTCACCCTGCTGGGAGATCGAGTCGCCGGAGGGCCGTTCCCGCCAGACGTAGACCGGGTCGGGCAGCAGGTCGACCGCCCGCGCCTCGAGATGGGCCCGGATCGCGACCGGGTAGTCCTCGAAGAGCATCGCCGGGAAGGTGAAGCCGTGGTCGTCCCAGAAGCTGCGGCGCCACAGTTTGTTCCACACCATCCGGTCACGCATCAGCAACGGCACCTCGCGGATGCCGGTCCGCTGCAGCCGTTCGGCGAACGGCTCCCGATGCGCCCAGGACGTCTCCAGGCCGCGCTGCAGACCGAGCCGCCAGACGTTCGCCCCGGCGAAGTCGGAGCCGGACTCCTCCAGGCTGGTGGCGAGTTGCTCGAACGCCCGGGGGGCGAGCAGGTCGTCGCTGTCGACGAACATCAGGTAGCGGCCGGATGCGTGGCGGATGCCCAAGTTGCGGGCCGGGCCCGGGCCGCTCCGCTCCTGGCGGACGATCCGGAACCGCGGGTCGGTGGCACAGACCTCGGCGGCGACCTGCCCGGACCGGTCGGCGGAACCGTCGTCGACGAGGATCACCTCGAAATCGCCGAGGGTCTGGCGGCGGATCGAGTCCAGGCAGTCCCGGATGTACCCCTCCACCCCGCAGAACGGCACGACGGCGCTCACCAGTGGGCTCACAGGACCTCCTCGCAGCGGATGCCTGCATCGTAGTGGCGCGGAGCCCGGCCGCCGCATCGACGAGGAGTCGGCACGGCATCGACGGCCGGCCGTGGCACTGGGGCCCCGGCGCCACGCTGCTAGAGTCAGTCTGGGGGTATGTCCGTCACCGGTCGGCAGTAGGAGGAGTGTGGACCAGACCAACCACTGGTACGGTCACGCGCACATCCTCGCCGAGTACGCCGGCCTCGATCCCGAGAGCCCGCCACCGATCCGAGGGATCGTCCAGCACGGGTGGACCTTCGTCCACGGCTTCGGCTACCACAACACCGACTGGAGCATGGCCAAGTTCGCCTGGTCCGACGTCTGTCGTCGCCGGGGCGAGGCGATCGGCTGGCGCAACTACCTGGTGATCGGGGCCCCTTATCTCTATCTCATGGAGATCCTCGATGATCCGCACCAGGAACGCGAGGGAACGATCTGGTACCCCTTCCACGGGACCCTCGACTACGAGACGGTGCAGGGCAGCCACCAGGCGCTGATCGACGAGATCCGCGACACGGAGGAGGGCCCGGTGACGATGTGCCTCTACTACGTCGAGTACGAGGACCCGGAGATCCGCGGGCTGTACGAGGACGCCGGCTTCCGGGTGATCACTCACGGGCATCGCGGCCGGATGTGGCAGGGCACCGACCGGTTCTTCCTCTTCCGGCAGCTGGGCGAGCTGCGCCGCCACCGGCGGGTCGCCTCGAACCGGCTGACCACTGCGGTGTTGTACGGCGTCGCGGCCGGATGCGAGCCGGCGGTCTACGGCGACCCGATGGAGTTCGTCGGGGCCAAGGCCGGCTTCGACGGCACCGGCCTGTTGGAGGCGACCCTGCCGGATCTGTTCGGCAAACGGATCGACCTCGAGCTGGCCCGCGCGACGACCCGGACGGAGCTGGGTGCCGACTTCGTGATGTCCCCCGAGGAACTGCGCTACGTGTTGGGATGGCAGGAACCATGGCTCGCATCGTCGAACTGACCTATCCGGACAACGTCACCCTGTTGCCGGGGGCGACCCAGAACTGGCGGGATCTCCCGGACGACCGTAGATCCCGGGAGGACGCCGACCCGGGGACGACCGCCGGCACGGCCGAGGACGCCGAGCTGTCCGGCACCCGCAG encodes:
- a CDS encoding glycosyltransferase family 2 protein, translating into MSPLVSAVVPFCGVEGYIRDCLDSIRRQTLGDFEVILVDDGSADRSGQVAAEVCATDPRFRIVRQERSGPGPARNLGIRHASGRYLMFVDSDDLLAPRAFEQLATSLEESGSDFAGANVWRLGLQRGLETSWAHREPFAERLQRTGIREVPLLMRDRMVWNKLWRRSFWDDHGFTFPAMLFEDYPVAIRAHLEARAVDLLPDPVYVWRERPSGDSISQQGDRVHNVRDRVTAAVTVLDLVDGHGDDELRELVHSHFVDVDLREVLGSLVAAGPADRTEMRPLAADLAERIDPDRIALAVPDLRRAYAALRTGDLEQALAIARYRAGDRTPEVVTAAGKTPRPLPVRAARKGLTAVRRALPSRPRQARLADLIVLPDAFHYRLTLPLPKPLALVATAQATVGPVRPAVKTSTLPGGIQLDVTVDTADLARLTGTTPLRITIQAGPLSWTGGVPVAEDQLHGVRRAGYWLQAVIRDGALAFSRVRRVPVIDRLDLDDGMIRVHTVHSTGTVVVDRPWPTPAVETPVVDHVARVAVDALLADDPADDPVGRAATRRVLFRREGATEAEPVMLSGPGIATVAGDRRLRLHRDDDGHAVLTHRILDAAVGAEGAVRADGGR